One part of the Humulus lupulus chromosome 9, drHumLupu1.1, whole genome shotgun sequence genome encodes these proteins:
- the LOC133799443 gene encoding uncharacterized protein LOC133799443: MTSCSSFFFSYKPCTGNTKIRIADGSFFAISGVGDAKLSDTLTLSNVLHVPKLSCNLISISKLTSTLNCTAIFSSSYCVFQNPVLETMIGYDLGNVNIRQVGEVNVRENQQENELGNLINIENVENIVPHANSQQLDEQGCNGQNKGKYGQFVSTSKLLSSFATFTNNVSSVQIPNNIQEALLVPEWKGAVFEEMTALEKNQTWKLEDHPKETPTPLRQFDVKNAFLNGRLEEVEYMLPPPGFENKFGMKVSKLEKTFYGLKQSPRTWFERFTQVVKKQGYSQAQSDHTLFTRHSNNGNCSSNCLCW; this comes from the exons ATGACAAGTTGTTCTAGTTTTTTCTTCTCATACAAACCCTGTACAGGAAATACTAAAATTCGTATAGCAGATGGTTCATTTTTTGCTATTTCTGGTGTAGGAGATGCAAAACTCTCTGATACACTAACTTTGTCTAATGTTCTTCACGTTCCTAAATTGTCATGCAATCTCATCTCTATTAGTAAACTAACCTCCACACTAAATTGCACtgctattttttcttcttcttactgTGTCTTTCAAAATCCGGTCTTGGAGACAATGATTG GATATGACTTAGGAAACGTAAATATAAGGCAAGTTGGAGAGGTTAATGTGAGGGAAAATCAGCAAGAAAATGAGCTGGGAAATCTCATAAATATTGAAAATGTTGAAAATATTGTGCCACACGCTAATTCTCAGCAGCTTGATGAGCAAGGGTGCAATGGCCAAAACAAAGGTAAATATGGTCAA TTTGTTTCTACCTCAAAACTCTTATCCTCTTTTGCCACTTTCACCAATAATGTTTCAAGTGTCcagattccaaataatatacaGGAAGCTTTACTTGTTCCGGAGTGGAAGGGGGCTGTTTTTGAGGAGATGACTGCTCTAGAGAAGAATCAAACATGGAAGCTTGAAGATCATCCTAAGGAAACTCCAACT CCTTTACGACAGTTCGACGTGAagaatgctttcttgaatggAAGATTGGAAGAGGTAGAGTATATGCTTCCACCACCAGGTTTTGAGAACAAGTTTGGCATGAAAGTTAGTAAGTTGGAAAAAACTTTTTATGGGTTAAAACAGTCACCAAGAACGTGGTTTGAGAGGTTTACTCAAGTGGTAAAAAAACAAGGCTATTCTCAAGCACAATCTGATCATACCTTGTTCACTCGTCACTCGAACAATGGAAATTGCAGCTCTAATTGTCTATGTTGGTGA